In a single window of the Limnohabitans sp. 2KL-27 genome:
- a CDS encoding sulfite exporter TauE/SafE family protein encodes MNDLHYLMWAGLAASLVGMSKGGLPTVGMLSVPILSLYMSPIKAVVMLLPIYIISDTVGLWLYRKAFSAINLKILVPAGILGIWVGWLTATMVSDAAVKAMIGVMGVGFVLNAWRQRKTVQIAQSARWGRGIFWGGVSGFASFISHAGGPPFQVYLLPQKLPKLVFAGTSTLFFAAINLAKLAPYHQLQPYGAEEMMGALVLIPFALLGTVVGAYLTRKIADDWFFKWVQVGLLLVSLKLILDVVSA; translated from the coding sequence ATGAATGACCTCCATTACCTGATGTGGGCCGGTTTGGCGGCGAGCCTGGTGGGCATGTCCAAGGGCGGATTGCCCACCGTCGGCATGTTGTCGGTCCCCATCCTGTCCTTGTACATGTCGCCGATCAAAGCGGTGGTCATGCTGCTGCCGATCTACATCATCTCCGACACCGTTGGCCTGTGGCTTTACCGCAAGGCATTCAGCGCCATCAACCTGAAAATCCTTGTGCCTGCTGGCATCCTGGGCATTTGGGTCGGTTGGTTGACAGCCACCATGGTGTCGGATGCCGCCGTCAAGGCGATGATCGGTGTGATGGGCGTGGGGTTTGTGCTCAATGCCTGGCGACAACGCAAAACCGTTCAAATTGCGCAATCCGCGCGCTGGGGCCGAGGCATTTTTTGGGGTGGTGTTTCGGGTTTTGCCAGCTTCATCTCCCACGCTGGGGGACCCCCATTCCAAGTTTATCTGCTTCCCCAAAAACTGCCCAAGTTGGTGTTTGCCGGCACGTCGACTTTGTTTTTCGCTGCCATCAACCTGGCCAAACTCGCACCCTATCACCAATTGCAGCCCTATGGCGCGGAAGAAATGATGGGGGCTTTGGTGCTGATCCCGTTTGCCCTGTTGGGCACCGTGGTCGGGGCTTACCTGACACGCAAAATCGCCGACGACTGGTTCTTCAAATGGGTCCAGGTTGGCTTGCTGTTGGTCTCGTTGAAGTTGATCTTGGACGTGGTCAGCGCCTGA
- a CDS encoding XdhC family protein codes for MNSIDIDVIRTALDWQSRGHRVVMGTVVRTWGSAPRPPGSLMIIRGDGQVAGSVSGGCIEDDLIRRVAAGELALRLPDTTTYGQTAEEVRRFGLPCGGSVQVVLEPLSPQSQLRELLVLIAQHQRVERRLDMATGLVRMSAATEGDKLQFDGHSLTTVHGPRLRLLVIGGGQLSRCLANMAVMLDYQVTVCEPRVEYHEGWDTLAGVTLSTQMPDDLVLSMRLDHNSAVVAVTHDPKLDDLALMEALRTPAFYVGALGSRHNNAQRRQRLLDFDLSEAEVRQLHGPVGLNIGALTPPEIALSIVAEMTAMRRGTDLSQALSNWEGSKTVCGLV; via the coding sequence ATGAACAGCATCGACATCGACGTGATCCGCACGGCCCTGGACTGGCAAAGCCGGGGCCATCGCGTGGTCATGGGCACGGTGGTGCGCACTTGGGGCTCGGCCCCGCGTCCACCCGGCTCGCTCATGATCATCCGGGGCGATGGCCAGGTGGCCGGTTCGGTCTCGGGCGGTTGCATCGAAGACGATTTGATTCGCCGCGTGGCCGCTGGCGAGCTGGCGCTGCGCCTGCCCGACACCACTACCTATGGCCAAACCGCCGAAGAGGTGCGCCGCTTTGGTCTGCCGTGTGGCGGCTCGGTGCAGGTGGTGCTGGAGCCTTTGTCGCCACAGTCGCAATTGCGCGAATTGCTGGTGCTCATTGCGCAACACCAGCGTGTGGAGCGCCGCTTGGACATGGCCACGGGCCTGGTGCGCATGAGCGCCGCCACCGAAGGCGATAAGCTGCAGTTTGACGGCCACAGCCTGACCACGGTGCACGGCCCGCGCCTGCGTTTGCTCGTCATCGGTGGCGGGCAGTTGTCACGCTGTCTGGCCAACATGGCCGTGATGCTGGACTACCAGGTCACGGTGTGCGAGCCGCGTGTGGAATACCACGAAGGCTGGGACACCCTGGCCGGCGTGACCCTGTCCACTCAGATGCCCGACGACCTGGTGCTGTCCATGCGCCTGGACCACAACAGCGCCGTGGTGGCGGTGACGCACGACCCCAAGCTCGACGACCTTGCCCTCATGGAGGCGCTGCGCACCCCTGCGTTTTATGTGGGGGCATTGGGCTCACGGCACAACAACGCGCAGCGCCGCCAGCGTTTGCTGGACTTTGATCTGAGCGAAGCCGAAGTGCGCCAACTGCATGGCCCAGTGGGCCTGAACATTGGCGCTTTGACGCCCCCCGAAATTGCTTTGAGCATCGTGGCCGAAATGACCGCCATGCGCCGGGGCACCGATTTGAGCCAAGCGCTCAGCAATTGGGAAGGCTCCAAGACGGTGTGCGGCTTGGTTTGA
- a CDS encoding NTP transferase domain-containing protein: protein MNLTPLAQPATGPALRTGGLVLAAGAGSRMGHRPKCLLQLDGVSLLERQLQALTLAGVSPIGVVLGHHAERILQDGAVARWAAQPVRNPQPDEGHVSSLRIGLRALPPGLDAVVVALADQPLINAPAVQALLEAFAQRPAGTQMLQPSVKGLPGNPVVFSGAVMAQMLASDEQMGARQWQRAHPEAVYHWETPHGHYRLDVDNEADRQAVEQLTGQSLRWPNDLNL from the coding sequence TTGAACCTGACACCGCTTGCTCAGCCCGCAACGGGACCGGCACTGCGCACAGGCGGCCTCGTGTTGGCCGCAGGCGCTGGCAGCCGCATGGGCCACCGGCCCAAATGCCTGCTGCAGCTCGACGGCGTGAGTTTGCTGGAGCGGCAATTGCAGGCCTTGACGCTGGCGGGCGTGAGCCCCATTGGGGTGGTGCTGGGGCACCACGCAGAGCGCATTTTGCAAGACGGTGCGGTGGCCCGCTGGGCTGCCCAGCCGGTGCGCAACCCTCAGCCCGATGAGGGCCATGTCAGCTCATTGCGCATCGGCTTGAGGGCTTTGCCACCTGGTCTGGATGCGGTGGTGGTGGCGCTGGCCGATCAGCCGCTGATCAACGCGCCAGCGGTGCAGGCATTGCTAGAGGCTTTTGCGCAACGCCCGGCTGGCACGCAGATGCTGCAACCGAGTGTGAAAGGGTTGCCGGGCAACCCGGTGGTGTTTTCTGGCGCGGTGATGGCGCAGATGCTGGCCAGCGACGAACAAATGGGCGCGCGCCAATGGCAGCGGGCCCACCCCGAAGCCGTTTACCACTGGGAAACACCCCATGGTCATTACCGCCTGGATGTCGACAATGAGGCAGACCGCCAGGCGGTGGAACAGCTGACGGGGCAAAGCCTGCGCTGGCCCAACGATTTGAACCTCTAA
- a CDS encoding M20 family metallopeptidase, translating into MNAPLHREMPAGTLDSARALNAVTQAWDSTILPELKKYIEIPAKSPAFDGDWAAHGHIETVLRNAAQWVEAQKVEGLTLEIIRLPGRTPVMFFEVAATRAQSVGSGQTVLMYGHLDKQPEFNGWRNDLGPWTPVYEEGKLYGRGGADDGYAVYASIAAVQALKAQNTAHPRIVGLIETCEESGSYDLLPYVDALRARMGDVGLVICLDSGAGNYDQLWLTTSLRGMASGTLKVQILTEGIHSGDASGLVPSSFRIMRQVLDRLEDSATGRLLPASFHCEVPAERLAQAQATAAILGDEVYKRFPWAHYDCGGSTSFALPTTTDPTQALLNRTWTPTLSVTGADGFPALKDAGNVLRPYTAFKLSLRLPPLVDAAQAVAEMKALLEDNAPYQAQVTFESGGGATGWNAPDTLPWFEQALNSASQAHFGAGVGYIGQGGTIPLMNMLSAGFPKAQMMVCGVLGPKSNAHGPNEFLHVPYAKKLTAAVAEVMARMP; encoded by the coding sequence ATGAACGCCCCCCTGCACCGCGAAATGCCCGCTGGCACCCTCGACAGCGCCCGCGCCTTGAATGCAGTCACCCAAGCCTGGGACAGCACCATCCTGCCCGAGCTGAAAAAGTACATCGAGATCCCGGCCAAGTCGCCGGCCTTCGATGGCGACTGGGCGGCGCACGGCCACATCGAAACCGTGTTGCGCAACGCGGCGCAGTGGGTCGAAGCGCAAAAGGTGGAGGGGCTCACGCTCGAAATCATCCGCCTGCCCGGGCGCACGCCGGTCATGTTTTTTGAAGTGGCCGCCACCCGCGCGCAAAGCGTTGGCTCGGGCCAAACGGTGCTGATGTATGGACACCTGGACAAGCAGCCCGAGTTCAATGGCTGGCGCAATGACCTGGGTCCTTGGACCCCGGTGTATGAAGAGGGCAAGTTGTATGGCCGCGGTGGCGCGGACGACGGCTATGCGGTCTATGCCAGCATCGCCGCCGTGCAAGCCCTCAAAGCGCAAAACACCGCCCACCCGCGCATCGTGGGGCTGATCGAGACCTGCGAAGAATCGGGCTCTTACGACTTGCTGCCCTATGTGGATGCCCTGCGCGCGCGCATGGGCGATGTGGGCCTGGTGATTTGCTTGGACAGTGGGGCGGGCAATTACGACCAACTGTGGCTCACCACCAGTTTGCGGGGCATGGCCAGCGGCACGCTCAAGGTGCAGATCCTCACCGAAGGCATCCACTCGGGCGACGCCTCGGGCCTGGTGCCCTCGAGTTTCCGCATCATGCGCCAGGTGCTCGACCGCTTGGAAGACAGCGCCACCGGCCGCCTGCTGCCCGCCAGCTTCCATTGCGAAGTGCCCGCCGAACGTTTGGCGCAAGCCCAAGCCACGGCCGCCATTTTGGGCGACGAGGTGTACAAGCGTTTCCCCTGGGCGCACTACGACTGCGGCGGCTCGACCAGCTTTGCCCTGCCCACCACCACCGACCCGACACAAGCCCTGCTCAACCGCACCTGGACGCCCACGCTGAGCGTGACCGGGGCCGATGGCTTTCCAGCCCTGAAAGACGCGGGCAATGTGCTGCGGCCCTACACCGCCTTCAAACTCAGCCTGCGCCTGCCGCCGCTGGTGGACGCGGCACAAGCCGTGGCCGAGATGAAAGCCCTGCTCGAAGACAACGCGCCTTACCAAGCCCAAGTCACCTTTGAAAGCGGCGGGGGTGCCACCGGCTGGAACGCCCCCGACACCCTGCCTTGGTTCGAGCAAGCCTTGAACAGCGCCAGCCAGGCGCACTTTGGTGCCGGTGTGGGCTACATCGGCCAGGGCGGCACCATCCCGCTCATGAACATGCTCAGCGCCGGTTTCCCGAAAGCGCAAATGATGGTTTGTGGCGTGCTCGGCCCCAAGAGCAATGCACACGGGCCCAACGAGTTCTTGCACGTGCCTTATGCCAAAAAGCTCACGGCCGCCGTGGCCGAAGTGATGGCGCGGATGCCTTGA
- a CDS encoding alpha/beta hydrolase, translating into MNVIARPSLPRPQISGLHGEAGPLALYDWAMPVSKPLGTVILVHGLGEHAGRYGEVAAHLHQWGFAVRAYDQQGHGQSEGPRGDLLRPGSLQADLCRVIDDTRQRPSQANLPLILLGHSLGGLVVARTLAEGLRPVDAAVLSSPALGAFPNLFQKILLATLPRVVPHWRVDNGLKADFVSRDPDVVKAYKTDALVHRRISTGLAAWILENGEKTLADAAQWEVPTLLLYAGQDKLVNAQATADFARAAPQAVAQAQCFEAMYHEIFNDLYRAQVFAALKRWLLARFSA; encoded by the coding sequence ATGAACGTCATCGCACGTCCCTCCTTGCCCCGCCCCCAAATTTCAGGCTTGCATGGCGAGGCGGGCCCATTGGCCTTGTACGACTGGGCGATGCCTGTCAGCAAGCCGCTGGGCACAGTGATCTTGGTGCACGGCCTGGGCGAACACGCCGGGCGCTACGGCGAGGTGGCGGCGCACTTGCACCAGTGGGGCTTTGCGGTGCGCGCTTATGACCAGCAAGGCCACGGCCAGTCAGAAGGCCCTCGCGGTGACCTGCTGCGCCCGGGCAGCCTGCAGGCCGATTTGTGCCGGGTGATCGACGACACACGGCAGCGCCCGTCTCAGGCGAACTTGCCGCTCATTTTGCTGGGCCACAGCCTGGGCGGCCTGGTGGTGGCCCGCACGCTGGCCGAGGGTTTGCGCCCGGTCGATGCCGCGGTCTTGTCTTCTCCGGCCTTGGGGGCGTTTCCCAACCTGTTTCAAAAAATACTGCTGGCCACTTTGCCCCGCGTGGTGCCGCATTGGCGCGTGGACAACGGCTTGAAAGCCGACTTTGTGTCACGCGACCCCGACGTGGTGAAAGCCTACAAGACCGATGCGCTGGTCCACCGGCGCATCTCAACGGGCCTGGCCGCCTGGATTTTGGAGAACGGTGAGAAAACCTTGGCCGATGCAGCCCAGTGGGAAGTGCCCACCTTGCTCCTGTACGCAGGACAAGACAAGCTGGTGAACGCCCAGGCCACCGCTGACTTTGCACGCGCCGCACCTCAAGCCGTGGCCCAGGCCCAATGTTTTGAGGCCATGTACCACGAGATCTTCAACGACCTCTACCGCGCCCAGGTGTTCGCCGCGCTCAAGCGCTGGCTGCTGGCGCGTTTTTCTGCTTGA
- a CDS encoding MFS transporter has product MNPNLILLTLCQGLFFTNNVTFIAINGLVGLSMAPLGWMATLPVMGYVVGGALSTGLVAKSQSRWGRKVSFQLGLGVALFSALLAAYAAWSHNFWLLVAATVIAGYYSANGQLYRFAAAELAADGFKEKAVSLVLAGGLIGAIVGPNLASRTRTLYEVPFLGAYIALGLVAILAMVCMSFIRFPAVPAKKPGDSVGRPLSEIMRQPVFIVAAAAAALSYGVMNLLMAATPLAMQVCGFSFDDAALVLEWHVIGMFAPGFFTGHLIKKFGTLQIMAVGVVINFVCIAIALSGVELHQFLISLFLLGLGWNFLFTGSTTLAMQAWTPAEKDRGQAAINFFVFATMAVTSFASGALVTTQGWMWLNIGSLFPVALTGLALAWMVLKQKNAPAASA; this is encoded by the coding sequence ATGAACCCCAATTTGATCCTCCTGACCCTTTGCCAGGGCCTGTTCTTCACGAACAACGTCACCTTCATCGCCATCAACGGGCTGGTGGGTTTGTCCATGGCGCCGCTGGGCTGGATGGCGACTTTGCCCGTCATGGGCTATGTGGTGGGCGGCGCGCTGTCCACCGGGCTGGTGGCCAAAAGCCAGTCGCGCTGGGGGCGCAAGGTGTCGTTCCAGCTGGGCCTGGGGGTGGCTTTGTTTTCGGCGCTGCTGGCCGCGTATGCCGCCTGGAGCCACAATTTCTGGCTGCTCGTGGCGGCCACGGTGATCGCGGGCTACTACAGCGCCAACGGCCAGTTGTACCGTTTTGCGGCGGCCGAGTTGGCGGCCGACGGCTTCAAAGAGAAAGCGGTTTCTTTGGTTTTGGCCGGTGGCTTGATCGGGGCCATCGTGGGCCCCAACTTGGCATCGCGCACCCGCACCTTGTACGAGGTGCCGTTTTTGGGCGCTTACATCGCGCTGGGGCTGGTGGCGATTTTGGCCATGGTGTGCATGAGCTTCATCCGTTTTCCTGCGGTGCCCGCCAAAAAACCGGGCGACAGCGTGGGTCGGCCCTTGTCCGAGATCATGCGCCAGCCGGTGTTCATTGTGGCGGCGGCCGCTGCGGCGCTCAGCTACGGCGTGATGAACCTGCTGATGGCCGCCACGCCGCTGGCCATGCAGGTGTGCGGCTTCAGTTTTGACGATGCAGCCTTGGTGTTGGAGTGGCATGTGATCGGCATGTTCGCGCCGGGCTTTTTCACGGGGCACCTGATCAAGAAATTCGGCACGCTGCAGATCATGGCGGTGGGCGTGGTCATCAACTTTGTGTGCATCGCGATTGCCTTGTCGGGCGTCGAGCTGCACCAGTTCCTGATCTCGCTGTTTTTGCTGGGCTTGGGCTGGAACTTTCTGTTCACGGGCAGCACCACGCTGGCCATGCAGGCCTGGACCCCCGCCGAAAAAGACCGGGGTCAGGCGGCCATCAACTTCTTTGTGTTTGCCACCATGGCCGTGACCTCGTTCGCTTCAGGTGCACTGGTCACCACACAGGGCTGGATGTGGCTGAACATCGGTTCGCTGTTCCCGGTGGCCTTGACCGGCCTGGCACTGGCCTGGATGGTGCTCAAGCAGAAAAACGCGCCAGCAGCCAGCGCTTGA